From Chloroflexota bacterium, a single genomic window includes:
- a CDS encoding NADH-quinone oxidoreductase subunit N: protein MFGSITSTMILAILPEILLLVVAGLVLIFDAVWPEEKRRALGWVTAFGLVLVLALGLAFASPGDSGQLLWGGMIRHDWAGFIFKMLFIFGAAITALLAMDVDGLGNRGEFYVLLLVSTIGMSLMATSADLIMLYLAIETTSIPMYVLAGFFKRDDKSTEAGFKYLLFGAMASALMLYGFSLLFGFTGVTGLYDLALAIQTVGTDFAVVILSMLLILVGFGFKISAFPLHFWAPDVYEGAPTPVAGFLSTASKAAGFAVLVRVFMSAFPALTDNWTMLFAVIATITMTVGNAIALAQKNIKRMLAYSSIAHAGYILVGVVTFSELGIASVIFYLIAYLLTNMAAFGVIAVAGNALGSDETEAYDGLSRRSPGLALVMLVAFLSLAGMPPFGGFIAKVLVFAAAVKDGWIWLAFVGILNSIIGLYYYLVVLKRVYLYRSEKEDQPIIISRPYRIALTVLSLGILLLGAFFAPWFTWSSGAAAGLF from the coding sequence GTGTTTGGTAGCATTACCTCAACCATGATACTGGCAATTTTGCCAGAGATCCTTTTGCTGGTTGTAGCTGGATTGGTGTTGATTTTTGACGCGGTCTGGCCCGAAGAGAAGCGCCGCGCCCTGGGATGGGTAACGGCCTTTGGTCTGGTGTTGGTTCTGGCCTTGGGGTTGGCATTTGCCTCCCCAGGGGATTCGGGTCAACTGCTCTGGGGCGGGATGATTCGCCACGATTGGGCTGGATTCATCTTCAAGATGCTCTTCATTTTTGGTGCGGCAATTACAGCCCTCTTGGCAATGGATGTCGACGGCCTCGGCAATCGCGGCGAGTTCTATGTACTCTTGCTGGTCTCAACCATCGGAATGAGTTTGATGGCAACCTCCGCCGATCTGATTATGCTCTATCTGGCAATTGAAACTACATCAATCCCCATGTATGTGTTAGCCGGGTTCTTCAAGCGCGATGATAAATCCACTGAAGCCGGTTTCAAATACTTGCTCTTCGGCGCAATGGCCTCTGCGCTGATGCTTTATGGTTTCAGCCTGCTCTTTGGTTTCACCGGCGTTACTGGTCTTTACGATCTGGCGCTGGCTATTCAAACCGTTGGCACAGATTTTGCAGTCGTAATTTTGTCTATGTTGTTGATTTTGGTGGGTTTTGGCTTCAAAATTTCAGCCTTCCCACTTCATTTCTGGGCTCCCGATGTTTACGAAGGCGCACCGACTCCCGTGGCCGGATTCCTTTCTACGGCATCCAAAGCAGCCGGATTTGCCGTTTTGGTGCGCGTTTTTATGAGCGCCTTTCCAGCTCTGACCGATAACTGGACGATGCTGTTCGCTGTGATTGCCACAATCACCATGACCGTCGGCAATGCCATCGCCCTGGCGCAGAAAAATATCAAGCGTATGCTGGCCTACTCGTCGATTGCCCACGCGGGCTATATCCTGGTTGGTGTGGTAACTTTTTCAGAGTTGGGCATTGCCAGCGTGATCTTCTACTTGATTGCCTATTTACTGACGAACATGGCCGCCTTCGGTGTTATTGCCGTCGCCGGGAACGCACTTGGTTCTGATGAGACTGAAGCCTATGACGGCCTCAGCCGTCGTTCACCGGGCCTGGCGCTGGTCATGTTGGTTGCTTTCCTCTCTCTGGCTGGTATGCCTCCCTTTGGCGGGTTTATCGCCAAAGTCTTGGTCTTTGCCGCCGCCGTAAAAGATGGCTGGATATGGTTGGCTTTTGTCGGTATTTTGAACTCAATTATCGGTCTGTACTACTATTTAGTGGTGCTGAAACGAGTTTATTTGTATCGCTCTGAGAAAGAAGATCAACCAATTATAATCAGCCGCCCTTACCGTATTGCGCTGACGGTGCTTTCATTGGGTATTTTATTACTCGGCGCTTTCTTTGCTCCCTGGTTTACCTGGTCATCTGGCGCGGCTGCCGGATTATTTTAG
- a CDS encoding NADH-quinone oxidoreductase subunit M yields MQFPIISVIVFTPLITGMLILLMNGERKTEIRVTALAASAFALLLSLWVYFSYDLAAGGYQFVEKYSWLPQLGISYYVGVDGMNVPLLLLTGVVMFTGVLISWGIDDRPREFFAFLFILATGVFGVFVALDMFMLFFFYEIAVFPMFLLIAIWGWVKTREYAAMKLTLYLFIGSVIALIGALAMYFTSGLGTFDMIALEGAGFSLAFQKFWFPFVFMGFAILGGIWPFHNWSPDGHVAAPTAVSMFHAGVLMKLGAFAALRVGIMLLPEGAKFWMPWVILLTIVNVVYGAYIASVQTDFKYVIGFSSVSHMGLVAMGFATLNREGMIGAGVQMFSHGVMTALFFAVVGMIYDRAHTRQIPELGGFFKKMPLVGLAFIIGGMVSMGMPGFSGFIAEFPIFMGVWKYQPWIAIVSGISIVITASYIIRIITSVFFGKMPEQFEFGDDHHEPIGNVTVLDKVAVIFLSVILMTVGAFPSVMVPLVESGVDNILRLLGGA; encoded by the coding sequence ATGCAATTTCCGATCATTAGTGTGATTGTTTTTACTCCGCTTATCACGGGGATGCTCATCTTATTGATGAATGGTGAGCGCAAGACAGAAATCCGTGTGACTGCTTTGGCAGCATCGGCTTTTGCCTTGTTGCTCTCCCTGTGGGTGTACTTTTCCTACGATCTCGCCGCGGGCGGGTATCAATTTGTTGAAAAATACTCATGGCTTCCCCAATTAGGCATTTCGTATTACGTTGGCGTAGACGGCATGAATGTCCCGCTGTTGTTGCTCACGGGTGTGGTGATGTTCACCGGCGTGCTCATCTCCTGGGGCATCGACGACCGTCCGCGCGAATTTTTTGCCTTCTTATTCATCCTGGCAACGGGCGTCTTCGGTGTTTTCGTAGCTCTGGATATGTTCATGCTGTTCTTCTTCTACGAAATCGCTGTTTTCCCGATGTTTTTGTTGATTGCCATTTGGGGATGGGTAAAAACGCGCGAATACGCCGCTATGAAGTTGACCCTGTATTTGTTCATCGGTTCGGTGATCGCGCTGATCGGCGCGCTGGCAATGTACTTTACATCCGGATTGGGCACTTTCGATATGATCGCCCTCGAGGGGGCGGGCTTTTCGCTGGCCTTCCAGAAATTCTGGTTCCCATTTGTCTTTATGGGCTTTGCTATTTTGGGCGGTATCTGGCCCTTCCACAACTGGTCCCCCGATGGGCACGTCGCCGCCCCCACGGCGGTTTCGATGTTCCACGCCGGGGTGCTGATGAAACTTGGGGCCTTCGCTGCTCTGCGGGTTGGCATTATGTTGCTGCCTGAAGGCGCCAAATTCTGGATGCCCTGGGTGATTTTATTAACCATCGTTAATGTGGTTTATGGTGCTTATATCGCCTCGGTACAGACCGACTTCAAATATGTGATCGGTTTCTCATCGGTTTCGCACATGGGGCTGGTGGCGATGGGCTTTGCTACACTCAACCGCGAGGGTATGATCGGCGCCGGGGTGCAGATGTTCTCGCACGGCGTGATGACCGCCCTCTTCTTTGCCGTCGTCGGTATGATCTACGATCGGGCACACACTCGCCAAATTCCCGAACTGGGCGGCTTTTTCAAGAAAATGCCCTTGGTTGGTTTGGCCTTCATTATCGGTGGTATGGTTTCAATGGGTATGCCCGGTTTCTCTGGTTTCATCGCCGAGTTTCCCATTTTCATGGGTGTGTGGAAGTATCAACCCTGGATTGCGATTGTCTCCGGGATTTCTATCGTGATTACCGCATCCTACATTATTCGCATTATTACCAGCGTGTTCTTTGGCAAAATGCCAGAGCAATTCGAGTTTGGCGATGACCACCACGAACCGATTGGTAATGTAACCGTACTCGATAAAGTCGCGGTGATTTTCTTGTCTGTAATTCTGATGACTGTTGGCGCATTCCCTTCGGTGATGGTGCCGCTGGTTGAATCGGGCGTCGACAATATCCTGCGCCTGCTAGGAGGTGCCTAG
- a CDS encoding NADH-quinone oxidoreductase subunit M — MDFIASNLLTLILFLPALSAVVVALLPSEEKNLIRWTAFILSLIPLGLTLLLWVNFDSAVAGFQFETTHTWYAAIKSSFHLGVDGVSLAMVLLTTLLTPISLLASFSVQDRVKGYMALFLMLETGMLGVFLSLDLLLFFVFWEIGLVPMYFLINQWGSEKGERELWGGMKVKSRTYASFKFMIYTMAGSLGLLLAVQLMGIVGDTFDLTKLFVIWPNITELTNVGPLGLSVATVKVIVFWAFAIAFALKVPVWPFHTWLPDAHTEAPTAGSMILAGVLLKLGAYGFIRLVLPLFPAEARQFSGVLAILAVMAIVFGAFSSFGQKDFKRLVAYSSVNHMGFVVLGIAAAAYAQGTQSGTIAMNGAVLQMFNHGLSAAGMFFLVGVIYERTHTRNLDEFGGLFPLVPVYGGILIFTSMASLGLPGLNGFVSEFLVVRGSWGAGWAFPLFTALSMIGLLFTGAYILKGIKQVLHGPLNEHWAHAGEHRLTEINARELFVIAPLMVMMLWLGVWPAWLLDVINRAVEMLF, encoded by the coding sequence ATGGATTTTATTGCAAGCAATTTGCTAACGCTGATCCTTTTCCTTCCGGCCTTGTCGGCAGTTGTGGTTGCACTGTTGCCGAGCGAAGAGAAAAATCTGATCCGCTGGACGGCCTTTATCCTGAGTTTGATCCCCCTGGGCCTGACGTTGTTGCTTTGGGTCAACTTTGATTCAGCGGTGGCCGGGTTCCAATTCGAAACAACACATACTTGGTATGCGGCCATCAAATCATCTTTCCACCTGGGAGTGGATGGCGTGTCGCTGGCGATGGTTTTATTAACCACCTTGCTGACCCCGATCTCATTGCTGGCTTCCTTCAGCGTGCAAGATCGTGTCAAAGGATATATGGCGCTTTTCCTGATGCTGGAAACGGGTATGCTGGGTGTATTTCTCTCCCTCGATCTGTTACTCTTCTTTGTTTTCTGGGAAATTGGTCTGGTGCCGATGTACTTCCTGATCAATCAGTGGGGTAGCGAGAAGGGCGAGCGCGAATTATGGGGCGGCATGAAGGTGAAATCTCGCACGTATGCCTCCTTTAAGTTTATGATCTATACCATGGCCGGTTCGCTTGGACTTTTGTTGGCCGTGCAGTTGATGGGCATTGTTGGCGATACATTTGACCTGACAAAGCTCTTCGTCATTTGGCCCAATATCACCGAGTTGACTAATGTCGGCCCATTGGGATTGTCGGTGGCGACGGTCAAGGTAATTGTTTTCTGGGCTTTTGCGATTGCATTTGCGCTCAAAGTTCCCGTGTGGCCTTTCCACACTTGGCTGCCCGACGCGCATACCGAAGCACCTACTGCTGGTTCGATGATTCTGGCTGGTGTGCTGCTGAAACTGGGCGCTTATGGCTTCATCCGTTTGGTGCTGCCGTTATTCCCTGCCGAAGCGCGCCAATTCTCAGGCGTTCTGGCAATTTTGGCTGTGATGGCGATTGTCTTCGGCGCCTTTAGTTCGTTTGGCCAAAAAGACTTCAAGCGGCTGGTAGCTTATTCATCGGTCAACCACATGGGTTTTGTGGTGCTGGGCATTGCTGCCGCAGCTTATGCTCAGGGCACGCAGAGTGGCACCATCGCTATGAATGGTGCGGTCTTGCAGATGTTCAACCACGGTCTTTCCGCTGCCGGGATGTTTTTCCTGGTAGGCGTGATTTACGAGCGGACGCATACCCGCAACCTGGATGAGTTTGGCGGCCTGTTCCCGCTGGTGCCGGTGTATGGCGGCATTCTCATCTTTACATCAATGGCCTCGCTTGGTTTACCGGGCCTAAATGGTTTTGTCTCCGAGTTTCTGGTCGTGCGCGGTTCTTGGGGCGCAGGCTGGGCCTTCCCTCTCTTCACAGCCCTTTCGATGATCGGGTTGTTGTTTACGGGTGCTTATATCCTCAAAGGGATCAAGCAGGTATTGCATGGCCCGTTGAACGAGCATTGGGCACATGCTGGCGAACACCGTCTCACCGAAATCAATGCCCGCGAACTTTTTGTCATCGCTCCCCTGATGGTGATGATGCTCTGGCTCGGCGTTTGGCCTGCCTGGCTGCTGGATGTAATCAACCGGGCTGTTGAGATGCTGTTTTAG